The Dehalococcoidia bacterium genomic interval GAGATGTTCGTCGGCGTCGGCGCCAGCCGCGTGCGCGACCTCTTCGACCAGGCCAAGCGCAACGCGCCATGCATCGTCTTCGTCGACGAAATCGATGCCGTTGGCCGCCAGCGTGGCGCCGGTCTTGGCGGCTCTCACGATGAGCGCGAGCAGACGCTGAACCAGATCCTCGTCGAAATGGACGGCTTCGACACCAACACCAACGTGATCGTCGTCGCGGCGACGAACCGTCCCGACATCCTCGACCCGGCGCTGCTGCGCCCCGGCCGTTTCGACCGGCAGGTCATTCTCGATCGCCCCGACAGCCGCGGACGGCAGATGATCCTGGACGTTCATGCGAAGGGTAAGCCGTTCGAGAAGGACGTCGATCTGCACGTGCTGGCGAAGCAGACGCCCGGATTCTCCGGCGCCGACCTCGCGAATCTCGTCAACGAGGCGGCCATTCTGGCAGCGCGCCGGAACAAAAAGAAGATCACGATGGGCGAGTTCAACGAGGCCGTCGACCGCGTGATCGCCGGTCCGGAGCGCAAGAGCCGCGTCATCACGCCGCGCGAGAAGGAGATCATCGCGTACCACGAGGGCGGGCACGCGCTCGTGGGTCACCTCCTCGAGCACGCGGATCCGCCCTACAAGGTAAGCATTGTCTCGCGCGGGATGGCAGGCGGTTTCACACGCTATCTGCCAGAAGAAGACCGTCACCTCATGTCGCGTTCGAACTTCAAGGACGTGCTCGCGTCCAGCCTCGGCGGGCTCGTGGCAGAGGAGTTGATCCTCAAAGGCGAGTCGACGACAGGCCCCTCCGACGACCTGAACAAGGCGACGACGATTGCCCGGAACATGGTCACGCAGTGGGGCATGAGCGAGCGCCTGGGGCCGCGAACGTTCGGCAACAAGCAGGAGTTGGTGTTCCTCGGCCGTGAGATTGGCGAGCAACGCAACTACAGCGAAAAGGTGGCCGAAGAGATCGACGAGGAGGTGCGCCGCCTCATCGATCACGCATATCAGACAGCACGCACACTGCTCGTCGAGAACCGCGAGCGGCTCGACCGGCTGGTGAAGATCTTGCTGGAGGTCGAGACGATCGAGGGCGACGACCTCAAGCGCGTGCTGGACGGTCTCGACAGCGACGAGCCGGCGGCGCCTGACGCGCCGGCCATGCCGGCCGAAGAGCCCGAAGAGAAGGCGGAGCCCGAGACATCGCCGGGACCGCAACCCAAGCTCGGTCCGCCGGGGCTCGCGTGGGGCAGTCAGTCCAACATCAAGCTCGACGCGGACGGCGACTAACGTCCACAAACGCGATCCTGAGTTGTCAGAAGGCTCCCCATGGGAGCCTTCTTGCTTTGTGAGCGTTGGCGGCAGCGGTCAGTTGAGCTGGTTGACGAGCTGGAACGCCGGCGGGGCCGTGCGTTGAATAACCAGATAGGAGCCCGTCGGCGGCTTCACCTCCAGCGAGAACGAAGCATTGGGCCCGACTACCAACCCCTCGGCCGCAAGGTCGATCGTGATGCGTATAAGTTCGCCGGGTTCCAGCAGCGTATCGGCGTCGCCACGAAGCGCGGCGGCGGTGAAATTCACGTCGGGGACAAGGTTGTCCGAGTCGAAGTATGTGATCACGGTGCTGTTGCTTACCGCGGTGGGATCGAGATTCACGGTGTCGCCGCCCGCGGCAAGCGTGAGGTCGAACTCGATCGTGTCAATCTGCGTCAGCCCCGCGTTCGCGTTCGCGACGAGACCGCTGGAGAGCGTCATGGTGCTGCGCGTTTTCGCCAGGCCGGCGTACACCGCCTCCTTGCCGCGCTCCGAGCTGAAAAGCCCCGTGCTGAGCACGACGAACGCAAACACGGCGGCGACGACGACGAACGCGATGAGGATGATCGCCGTTTCGAGGCCGGTGACGCCGTGTTCCTCCTGGAATCGCTTCCAGGCGCTGCGCACGCTGCTCAGGCGACGCGCCGTCGCTTCGATGAATCGCACTGGAGCCACCTCCCGTCCCCGGCGCCTCGTTCCGGCGGGCGTCCCCCGGGGTCAACCTTCGTGGAACCACTAGGTGGAGTCCCTAGGGATGTTTCGGCCAGCCCATCGCGCGGCTTTAGGAGAGCGTGCATAAATTTTGCCGCCACGGCTGCCCGGCCAGCGCAGATTCGCCTCGTTTGACAGATTCAAGATTTCGTCGATAGAATGACCTCCGAGCCTGCCGCCGCGGCAGGTGTTCCCTTGTCTGCAGGTGTTCCCTTGTCTGGAGGAAGCCGTGTACGCCGTCGTACGGACCGGTGGGAAGCAGTACCGCGTCGAAGAAGGCCGCGCCGTGAAGGTGGACCGCCTTCCCGGAGAGCCGGGCGACACCGTGGAACTCGGCGACGTGCTGCTCATGGGCGAGGGTGAGGCGATCACCATCGGCGCGCCGACGGTCGAGGGCGCGCGCGTGCTGGGCACGATCGCCGAGCAGGGACGCGACGCCAAGATCGTGGTCTTCCGCTACAAATCCAAGACGCGCTCCCGCAAGAAGACCGGCCACCGCCAGCACTTCACGAAGATCGTGGTCGATGACATCCTGGCCGCGGGCCAGCAGGCGAAGCCGAAGCCGGTCGCCACGGCGCCTGAAGAGGAACCCGCTGCGGAAGCTCCGAAGAAGCGGGGACGTCGCAAGGCGGTCGCCGAGCAGAACATCGAAGTCGAAGAGCGCGTCGCGGGGCTCGCAGATCCAAGCGCCGAGGCAGCCGAGACTCCCGATGCCGAGTCTGCGGAGGCTGCCCCCGAAGCCGCGGCCGACGAGGCGCCGGCTGAAAACGTCGAGGCGCCGGCGGAAAAGCCAAAGCGTCCACGCAAGAAGACGACGGAGTAACCAGGCATGGCACATAAAAAAGGCGTCGGCAGTTCGCGGAACGGGCGCGACAGCAACTCGAAACGCCTGGGCGTCAAGCGCTCTGACGGCATGATCGTGCGTCCCGGGACGATCATTTTGCGGCAGCGCGGCACGCGGTTTCACGCCGGCGTGAACGTCGGGGTCGGCCGCGACCACACGCTCTACGCCCTCGAGGACGGACTCGTGAAGTTCGAGCCGTACGCGAAGGGCCGCCGCAAGCAGGTCAGCATTTACCCGGCGACATCGGATGCAAGCTAGATAGCAGAGGAACGAGAACAGACGACATGAAAGCCAAGATTCACCCCGAATACACGGAATCGACGGTCCACTGCGCATGCGGTAACCGCTGGCAGACGCGCTCGACGAAGCCCGACCTGCACGTCGAGATCTGCAGTAATTGTCATCCGTTCTTCACGGGGCAACAGCGCATCGTCGACACGGCGGGACGCGTCGAGCGTTTTGCGAAGCGTCTCGAGAAGTCCCAGGCGGCGAAGGCGAAGCGCAGCAAGTAATCTTCTCGACCGAAAGGCGTACGAAGGGCGGTGCTTGTGCACCGCCCTTCGCTTCTCCGCATCGTGCGTGGTATCACACTGCGGATGCACGATCTGTACATCCGCAACGCGCGCATCCCGGTTGGCGACGGAGCGTACGCCGATGCGGCGCTGATCCGCGACGGTCGATTTGCTTTCGTCGGCGCCGAGATCGACGCGAACGTCGCTGCGGACACGCAGACGTTCGACGCGCGCGGCCGCCTGCTCCTGCCGGGGTTCGTGGATGGACACGCGCATCTGCTGGGCACCGGCTTCGCGATGCGAAACGTCGATCTGAAGGAAACGTCGAGCGCTGAAGAGGCGGCGCAACGCGTGGCCGCACGAGCGAGTCTCGGCAAACCCGGTGCGTGGATCCGTGGCGCCGGTTGGGACCAGAACGACTGGCCCCGCGCGCGCTTTCCACATCGAAACGTGCTCGACAGGCTGATACCTGATCACCCGGTCGCGTTGAACCACACGTCTGGACACTGCATATGGGTGAATAGCGCCGCACTGGGCGCTGCGGGCGTGACGCGCGAGCACGAAGCGCCGTTCGGCGGCGCCATCGATCGCGACGAAGCCGGGGAGCTTACTGGCATCCTCCGCGACACCGCGTCCAAGCTGATCACTGATGCAATACCGTCGCCGTCAGCAGCGGAGCGCGACGCCGCGATGTCCGAAGCGATCGCACACGCACATGCGCTCGGCGTCACGGGCGTCCACGCGATGAACGTGGGCCGCGGCGAATACCAGGCTGTGCTGGCGCTCCGTGACTCAGAGCGGCTGCGACTCCGCATTCGTGCGTTCATGACCGCTGATCGCCTCGACGAGTGGTTGGAGCGCAATCTGGCTACGGGCGACGGTGACGACATGATGCGCATCGGCGGCGTCAAGTTCTTCGCAGATGGCGCACTGGGATCGATGACGGCATGGATGCTGGAACCCTACGAAGACGTACCGGACGCCGGGTTCCCGCTGCAGCCCGTCGAGGAACTCGAGATGAAGGTACGCGCGTGCCTCGAGCACGGGCTGGCACCGGCGGTCCATGCGATCGGTGACCGCGCGAACCGCGAAGTGCTCGACCTGTACGAGCGGCTACGGGATGTCGCACCAACGCTTCCGCGGCGGATCGAACACGCCCAGTTGCTCACGCGCCACGAGATCCCCCGATTCGGCGCGCTGGGGGTGACTGCGTCCGTGCAGCCGATCCATGCGACGCAAGACATGCAAAAGGTGGACAGATCGTGGGGCGCACGTGGCGACGGCGCCTACGCGTTTGCGTCATTACTCAACGCAGCCGCGACGCTGGCCTTCGGATCGGATACGCCCGTTGAGACCATGGATCCGATCGCCGGCCTCCACGCAGCCGTAACGCGACAGCGGCGAGACGGCGAGCCATCAGATGGGTGGCATCCGGAAGAGCGCATCTCGCTCGACGCGGCGATCCGAGCCTATACCGCGGGATGCGCACATGCCGTAGCTGAGGAAGACGTTTCGGGCAGGATCGCGGAGGGTTACTTCGCAGATTGCGTCGTTTTATCCGACGACCTGCTATCGGTCGACGACCCCGCACGCCTTCTCGACGCCCGCGTCGACGCTACGATCGTCGGCGGCGAGATCGTGTACGAACGCAACTAATCGGATCGCGCGGCCGCTGCGATTACAGCGAGAACTGCTTCTTGCCCTCGTAGACGTCCATCGCCTCATCGACACTGAGGCCGCCGTAGGTGACGGCCGCGATCGCGTTCGTCATTCGCACGGCTTCCTTCAGCGACTTCTGGTGAATGTTACGCCCGGTCGCACTGCCTGCCGCTCCGGCGATGAAAATCTGATCGTGCAGCGTCTGCAGGAACTTACGCACGTCGGTACTGGAACCGCCGGCCGTGATCACGCGGGTGCGCCCGGCCGCCTTCACGGCTTCCTTGAACGCCTCGGCGGCGGCGCCCTCCTTGGGCTTGGGATAGTTCACCTTCACGAAATCGGCACCCAGCGTCGCCCCGAGCCCCGTCGCGCCGGCGATCAGGTGCGGATCTTGCTCCTCGGGCACGGCTTCGCCGCGCGGGTAGATCCAGAGGACGGCGACCATGCCGCGGCGGTGCGCGTGCATGCACGCCTGCGCGGCTTCGCGCATCTGATCGTGCTCGTACTCACTGCCGAGATACACGGTGTAGCCAACGCCGACGACATTGAGGCCGGCATCGCGGAGCGTGAGTGCATCGTCCACGCTGACCCACGCCAGGCTCTGCGGATCGCGCTGCTTCGTCTTGATCAAATGCGACTTGGAGTTGAGCTTGACCAGGTACGGCAGCGTGGGATAGTCGCGCCCGTAGCGCGCGATCAGCCCGAACTGCGTGGCGAAGCAACCGATCACGCCTTCAGAAGCGATGCGGAACAAGTGCTCCGGATCGGCATCGTCCATGTGGATCGGCTCACCGCTGCTGAGCGCGCCGTAGAAGTCGTCGTTGAGGTGCTCGACTTTTTGGTCGCCGGCAAACAGCATCAGCCTGCCGGTGCCCTTCGTGATGGTCTGGATGTTCTGCTCATACAGGTCCGCGTGCTCCGACGGGACGTCCGCCGGGACATCGACCTTGGTCAAGAGCGTCGTCATTCGGTCCTCCATCGATCGCGGTGGCTTGCCTGCTCCCATGATCGCGTGCCGGCGTGACAGCTTCAAGGCTCGGCACCTTGACAGGAGGTAACAGCGGCGTTCATGAGCCGCTGCTAGCCGCACCCGAACGCAGCGGATAGGCTCCGATGATGGCAGGAGTCAGGCGCCCCGGGACGCGCTTCGGCGGGCAGGCGGTCATCGAAGGCGTCATGATGCGCGCGCCGACGCACATGGCCGTCGCCGTCCGCGCGCCGGACGGTCGCATCGTAACGATGTCGCGGCGATTCGAGCGGGCGGCGACTGGCCGCGTCCGCGACATACCGTTGCTGCGAGGCATCGTCACGCTGTACGAGACGTTGACCCTCGGCGTTCACGCGCTCACCTGGTCCTCGCTCGTCGCCGCCGGCAAGGAAGACGAGCGCATCAACGATGCCCAGGTGGCGTCCACCGTCGCGTTCATGGTCACCATGGTCACCGCCGTTTTCTTCATTGCGCCCGTGCTGTTGACCGCCTGGACCAGCGGGATCCTGGGGAGTGAGTACGCAGAAGTGCTGTTCGAGGGCGTCCTGCGCGTCGTCATGCTGCTCGCGTACATCGCGTTGCTCGGCCGCTCACCGCAGATTGCCCGTGTGTTCGCCTATCACGCTGCGGAACACCGGACGATCCACGCGTACGAGCACGACCTGCCGCTCACGATCGAGAACGTACGCCGGTTTCCGAACGCACACGCACGTTGCGGCACGGCGTTCCTGCTCACCGTCGTAGTGCTCGCGATGATCCTGTTTCTGTTCCTGGGCGCCCCGCCGTTGTGGCTGCGGCTGCTCTCACGTATCGCGCTGGTGCCCGTCGTCGCCGCGCTGGCGTATGAAGTGCTGCGGCTCGGCCAGCGGTTCGAGCGCACGCCGGTGCTCGGGCTGATTTATCGCCCGAACCTGTGGCTGCAATCATTTACGACGCGCGACCCGGACGACGCGCAAATCGAAGTAGCGATTCAGGCGCTCGACGTCGCGATCGCAAACGAGGTGCAGCCGGAGGCCGCGGAACAGCCGTTGACCTAGGCGGTCGCCGATCCTTCGACCTCGTTGAAGAAGCAGGACTTCGCGCCGGTGTGACAGACGGCGTTACCGAGCATTTTGACGCGAACCAGGAGCGAATTGTTCTCGCAGTCCGCCTTGATTGAGCGGACCTCGAGGTAATCGCCGCTCGTCGCGCCCTTGTGCCACACCTCGTTGCGGCTACGGCTCCAGAACACCACCTGGCCGATCTCCTTCGACGTTCGCAGGGTGTCGGCGTTCATGTAGCCAAGCATGAGCACGGCGTCCGTGTCGTCGTCCTGGATGATGGCCGGAATCAGGCCCTGGTCGTTGTAGTTAAGCAACTGCGTGTTTCCTCAGCGCTACGGCCCGCACGGGCCCGATGGACGATTCGTTCGCAGAAGGCGCCGGCACAGCACTACAGCCGCACCGGCAGGCCATGCGCCTGCATGTAGCGCTTCGTCTCGCCAATGGAATACTCGCCGAAATGGAAAATGCTCGCGGCCAGCACCGCGTCCGCGCGGCCGTGGACAATGACGTCGACGAAGTGTTGCGGGTGGCCAGCGCCGCCACTGGCGATCACCGGCACATCGACAGCCTCCCCTATCGTCCGCGTCAGCGCGATGTCGTAGCCACTCTTGTGACCGTCGGTGTCCATGCTCGTCAGCAGGATCTCGCCGGCGCCCAATTCGACCACGCTCTTCGCCCATGCGACGGCGTCGAGGCCTGTTGCCCGCCGGCCACCGTGCGTGTACACCTCCCAGCGCCCCTCCCCCATCGCCTTTGCGTCGATCGCCACCACGATGCACTGCGAGCCGAAACGATCCGCGCTCTTGCCGACGAGCTTCGGATCCGCGACGGCGGCGCTGTTCAGCGACACCTTGTCGGCGCCAAGCTCGAGCAGGACGCGCACGTCCTGATCGCTGCGGACGCCGCCGCCGACCGTGAACGGGATGAATACCTCACCGGCGGTGCGCTCGACCATGTCATACACCGTGGTACGATCGTCGCTGGACGCCGTTATGTCGAGGAAGACGAGTTCGTCGGCCCCCTGCTCGTCGTAGATCTTCGCCAGCTCGACCGGATCCCCAGCATCGCGCAGTTCGACGAACGAAATGCCCTTGACGACGCGTCCATCGGCAACGTCGAAACACGGGATCACGCGCTTGGTCAACATGGTGTTCGAATGGTAGCAAACGTCCTCGCGCCTGAGTCGGGCTATCGCCTGCGCCCGACGGCCAGCAGGTTGACGCGCAGGTGTTTCAGGGCGTCGAAGCGGTTGACGAGTCGCTCAAAGCCGACGCCCAGGGCGTAGGTCGGCGTGCTGAATGCCAGGTACTCCGGTTCCGTCTCGAACTGGAAGAGATGCTCGATCTCCAATCCAGAACGCTCATACAGCCCACGCAGCCGTCCGGCGGTGTTGGCGCGGTAGACCGTCGGGAAGATATCGTCGACGTCGACCCCGCGCGATCGGTTGAAGCGAAGATGGAACCTATGCGGCAGCAGCGCCGCGCTCATCGTCACGTAATGCCACCGGTTCGGCGTGAGGACGAGCAGGCGGCCCCCAGGCTTAAGGACGCGAGCCAGCTCGCTGAACACTGCGTCGGGCCGGGTCAGGTGCTCGGCCACATGACTCGAGACGGCGATATCGAACGTCGCGTCGCGAAACGGGAGCCGCGCGAGGTCAGCGCGCGCGGCCGCATCGACGTTGCGGTTTCCCCGCGGTTCGGAGGTGAGGTCGACGCCCACGATGAGCTTCGGGCGACAGGCATCCGCGAACGCGTACTGAAATACGCGTCCACTGCCGCAGCCGGCGTCGAGCATCACGTCGCCCTTGCGGACGTGATCGTGCACCACGTCGGAAAAGCGGTCATACATGCCGCGAAAGTCAGCCGGATAGAAGCGCTCGCGCAGGGCTTGTTTCTGCCAGCGAAGACGTGACATGTGCTAGGGCCAGACGTAGACGATCGACACGGCGACAGTCATGACCGCCATGGCGGCGAGCGCGAGGAGCATGCGGGCGGGCAGGTGATGGGCGCTGCGCCGTTCGAGGATCAATGCGCCGGCCGGCCGCGTGACCGGCCGCCGAAGCGGCGCCTTGCCCCGAGACGAGCGCAGGGAGCGGCCGAGCAGGGTCGCGTCGCCGAGATCGCGAACCGCTTGCCCGATCGCGGCATCTCCGTCGACGCCGTCAAGTTGCAGCTCGCGCACCTGGTCGCGTATGTGGCCGCGCAGTTCGTCGCGTGCGGCCTGCTGCTCCGCGAACGAGCCGCCCATTGCCCACGAAACTTCGTTGAGATAGCCGTCGATGGGGTTCATCCGCTCTTTGACGTTCGATCTGGTTCAAGCACGAGCGACATCGCGCGCGAGAAGGCGTCCCACTCGCTGCGCTTTGCCTTGAGCTCGGCACGACCCCTGGCTGTGATCACGTAGCGCTTGCGGCTCGGCGTACCCGTCGACTGCTCCCACTCGCCGTCGATCAGACCGCGATCCTCCATCCGATGCAGGATCGGGTAGAGCACGCCCTGGCCCAGCTCCAGCGCGTCGCCGCTGCGACTCCGCATCTCCTTCGCGATCTGGTAGCCGTGCAGCGGCCCCTCATCCAGAATCGCGAGGACGACGGTGGCGGTATTGCCCTTGAGCAGTTCCCGGTCAAAGCGCATGGCAGCACCAGTATGAAGGGACGGAGGCGCAGGCGACAATCATACGGCGGGCCACCGCACTGCCCGCATCGGGTTGGTCGGCGTACCTTCGCGGATCCTGGCCGCATCGATGATAACGTCGCCGAACGGCGTCACTCGCAGCGCGATCGTATCGAGCGAGCGTGGCGGCGGTCCGAAGACGCGGACGCCGGCCTTCGTGAATACGCCGCCACGGCACGGACAGACGAGCCACTCGGAGCCGGGTTGACTGCCGAGGTGGTAGTCATCTCGCCATCGCGCATCGCAATGGAGATGCGTACAGCGTGCGTTGACGGCCAGCAGGCCACCGGGCGCCGCGCCCGCGTGATCGGCTGCGTAGCCTTCTCCGGGCGTCAGGTTCACAAGCAAGACGCGCCCTTCGACGCGTAGCGGAGGCGACCCTGGCGACGGCACATGGTCGCGCGGGACTACGACCTCGTTCCCGCGATTTGTCGCGCGAGGATAGGTGATTGCCACTACTGCCGCGCCGCCGGCGGCGCCCAGAGCGGCGATCGAGCCGGCGAGCGCGATCTTCGCGAAGCGCCTGCGGTCCACCGGCCCGATCATGTTTGGGCCGTCGATCGATACGGCACGGCGCGCGCCGGATTGTCGGTGCCGCCCTCGGTGATGCTTCCCGTCTGCACGATGATGTCACCGCTATCACTCACCTCGATCGCCATCGTATCCATGGAACGAGGTGCGGGGCCGAAGACGCGTACGCCGGCCCGGGTGTAGGTCGAGCCATGGCATGGGCAGAGAAAGACGCCTCGCAGGTCCTTGTAGCGGGCATCGCTCTTCCACGGGATCGTGCAACCGAGGTGCGGGCACTTCTTGTAGAGCGCGACGAGTCCGCCGGGCGACCGCGCCTCATCGCCGGGCATGGCGCCTTCTCCGGACTCGAGGTTCACGAGCACGAACCGGCCTTCCGCAAAGGATCGCGGCGCGTCGCCGGGTCCGGGAATCCGGCTCGCCAGCACGCTGATCGGCCCGCCGAATCCGGTGACGTTCCGCGGGTACAGCGAGTTGAGCACTGAGCCGACGCCTGCCACAACGAGCGTGCCGATCCCCGCCCAGAACGTGGCGATCAGTGCGCGGCGTCGGCTCAGGCGTCCCGAGGCGACGTCGGCGGCGGGCGGGACCGAGACGGCAGGGGTGATCTTCGCGTCGGCGGTGATGATGTCGGGCATGCTGCCCTCCTCTACTTAGATGGTATTACTATCTAGTGAGGGGCGCAAGGCCGCGGGTGCTTCGTGGGGGCGCGTGGAACGCATCGTTTTCACTCGCATCGGGCGCTGATATACTGCGGGCGTTCTGAGAACGAGAGTCCGGACGCTGGGGCCAAGGAAGGCCTCAAATTTATGTCTGGAAGATTGGAGAACCGATGACCACCGCAGCTGCCGCACCCCCACCCGTCTCCATGAAGGCGCTCCTCGAAGCCGGTGTGCATTTCGGGCACCAGACGCATCGCTGGAATCCGCGCATGAAGCCGTTCATCTACACCGAGCGCAACGGCATCCACATCATCGATCTGGCG includes:
- a CDS encoding AAA family ATPase — translated: EMFVGVGASRVRDLFDQAKRNAPCIVFVDEIDAVGRQRGAGLGGSHDEREQTLNQILVEMDGFDTNTNVIVVAATNRPDILDPALLRPGRFDRQVILDRPDSRGRQMILDVHAKGKPFEKDVDLHVLAKQTPGFSGADLANLVNEAAILAARRNKKKITMGEFNEAVDRVIAGPERKSRVITPREKEIIAYHEGGHALVGHLLEHADPPYKVSIVSRGMAGGFTRYLPEEDRHLMSRSNFKDVLASSLGGLVAEELILKGESTTGPSDDLNKATTIARNMVTQWGMSERLGPRTFGNKQELVFLGREIGEQRNYSEKVAEEIDEEVRRLIDHAYQTARTLLVENRERLDRLVKILLEVETIEGDDLKRVLDGLDSDEPAAPDAPAMPAEEPEEKAEPETSPGPQPKLGPPGLAWGSQSNIKLDADGD
- a CDS encoding archaellin/type IV pilin N-terminal domain-containing protein, translated to MRFIEATARRLSSVRSAWKRFQEEHGVTGLETAIILIAFVVVAAVFAFVVLSTGLFSSERGKEAVYAGLAKTRSTMTLSSGLVANANAGLTQIDTIEFDLTLAAGGDTVNLDPTAVSNSTVITYFDSDNLVPDVNFTAAALRGDADTLLEPGELIRITIDLAAEGLVVGPNASFSLEVKPPTGSYLVIQRTAPPAFQLVNQLN
- the rplU gene encoding 50S ribosomal protein L21, whose translation is MYAVVRTGGKQYRVEEGRAVKVDRLPGEPGDTVELGDVLLMGEGEAITIGAPTVEGARVLGTIAEQGRDAKIVVFRYKSKTRSRKKTGHRQHFTKIVVDDILAAGQQAKPKPVATAPEEEPAAEAPKKRGRRKAVAEQNIEVEERVAGLADPSAEAAETPDAESAEAAPEAAADEAPAENVEAPAEKPKRPRKKTTE
- the rpmA gene encoding 50S ribosomal protein L27, which codes for MAHKKGVGSSRNGRDSNSKRLGVKRSDGMIVRPGTIILRQRGTRFHAGVNVGVGRDHTLYALEDGLVKFEPYAKGRRKQVSIYPATSDAS
- the rpmE gene encoding 50S ribosomal protein L31 translates to MKAKIHPEYTESTVHCACGNRWQTRSTKPDLHVEICSNCHPFFTGQQRIVDTAGRVERFAKRLEKSQAAKAKRSK
- a CDS encoding amidohydrolase, giving the protein MHDLYIRNARIPVGDGAYADAALIRDGRFAFVGAEIDANVAADTQTFDARGRLLLPGFVDGHAHLLGTGFAMRNVDLKETSSAEEAAQRVAARASLGKPGAWIRGAGWDQNDWPRARFPHRNVLDRLIPDHPVALNHTSGHCIWVNSAALGAAGVTREHEAPFGGAIDRDEAGELTGILRDTASKLITDAIPSPSAAERDAAMSEAIAHAHALGVTGVHAMNVGRGEYQAVLALRDSERLRLRIRAFMTADRLDEWLERNLATGDGDDMMRIGGVKFFADGALGSMTAWMLEPYEDVPDAGFPLQPVEELEMKVRACLEHGLAPAVHAIGDRANREVLDLYERLRDVAPTLPRRIEHAQLLTRHEIPRFGALGVTASVQPIHATQDMQKVDRSWGARGDGAYAFASLLNAAATLAFGSDTPVETMDPIAGLHAAVTRQRRDGEPSDGWHPEERISLDAAIRAYTAGCAHAVAEEDVSGRIAEGYFADCVVLSDDLLSVDDPARLLDARVDATIVGGEIVYERN
- a CDS encoding aldolase; this translates as MTTLLTKVDVPADVPSEHADLYEQNIQTITKGTGRLMLFAGDQKVEHLNDDFYGALSSGEPIHMDDADPEHLFRIASEGVIGCFATQFGLIARYGRDYPTLPYLVKLNSKSHLIKTKQRDPQSLAWVSVDDALTLRDAGLNVVGVGYTVYLGSEYEHDQMREAAQACMHAHRRGMVAVLWIYPRGEAVPEEQDPHLIAGATGLGATLGADFVKVNYPKPKEGAAAEAFKEAVKAAGRTRVITAGGSSTDVRKFLQTLHDQIFIAGAAGSATGRNIHQKSLKEAVRMTNAIAAVTYGGLSVDEAMDVYEGKKQFSL
- a CDS encoding DUF1385 domain-containing protein, producing MAGVRRPGTRFGGQAVIEGVMMRAPTHMAVAVRAPDGRIVTMSRRFERAATGRVRDIPLLRGIVTLYETLTLGVHALTWSSLVAAGKEDERINDAQVASTVAFMVTMVTAVFFIAPVLLTAWTSGILGSEYAEVLFEGVLRVVMLLAYIALLGRSPQIARVFAYHAAEHRTIHAYEHDLPLTIENVRRFPNAHARCGTAFLLTVVVLAMILFLFLGAPPLWLRLLSRIALVPVVAALAYEVLRLGQRFERTPVLGLIYRPNLWLQSFTTRDPDDAQIEVAIQALDVAIANEVQPEAAEQPLT
- the hisI gene encoding phosphoribosyl-AMP cyclohydrolase — protein: MLNYNDQGLIPAIIQDDDTDAVLMLGYMNADTLRTSKEIGQVVFWSRSRNEVWHKGATSGDYLEVRSIKADCENNSLLVRVKMLGNAVCHTGAKSCFFNEVEGSATA
- the hisF gene encoding imidazole glycerol phosphate synthase subunit HisF, which encodes MLTKRVIPCFDVADGRVVKGISFVELRDAGDPVELAKIYDEQGADELVFLDITASSDDRTTVYDMVERTAGEVFIPFTVGGGVRSDQDVRVLLELGADKVSLNSAAVADPKLVGKSADRFGSQCIVVAIDAKAMGEGRWEVYTHGGRRATGLDAVAWAKSVVELGAGEILLTSMDTDGHKSGYDIALTRTIGEAVDVPVIASGGAGHPQHFVDVIVHGRADAVLAASIFHFGEYSIGETKRYMQAHGLPVRL
- a CDS encoding class I SAM-dependent methyltransferase; protein product: MSRLRWQKQALRERFYPADFRGMYDRFSDVVHDHVRKGDVMLDAGCGSGRVFQYAFADACRPKLIVGVDLTSEPRGNRNVDAAARADLARLPFRDATFDIAVSSHVAEHLTRPDAVFSELARVLKPGGRLLVLTPNRWHYVTMSAALLPHRFHLRFNRSRGVDVDDIFPTVYRANTAGRLRGLYERSGLEIEHLFQFETEPEYLAFSTPTYALGVGFERLVNRFDALKHLRVNLLAVGRRR
- a CDS encoding permease prefix domain 1-containing protein, yielding MNPIDGYLNEVSWAMGGSFAEQQAARDELRGHIRDQVRELQLDGVDGDAAIGQAVRDLGDATLLGRSLRSSRGKAPLRRPVTRPAGALILERRSAHHLPARMLLALAAMAVMTVAVSIVYVWP
- a CDS encoding helix-turn-helix transcriptional regulator; protein product: MRFDRELLKGNTATVVLAILDEGPLHGYQIAKEMRSRSGDALELGQGVLYPILHRMEDRGLIDGEWEQSTGTPSRKRYVITARGRAELKAKRSEWDAFSRAMSLVLEPDRTSKSG
- a CDS encoding ubiquinol-cytochrome c reductase iron-sulfur subunit — encoded protein: MPDIITADAKITPAVSVPPAADVASGRLSRRRALIATFWAGIGTLVVAGVGSVLNSLYPRNVTGFGGPISVLASRIPGPGDAPRSFAEGRFVLVNLESGEGAMPGDEARSPGGLVALYKKCPHLGCTIPWKSDARYKDLRGVFLCPCHGSTYTRAGVRVFGPAPRSMDTMAIEVSDSGDIIVQTGSITEGGTDNPARAVPYRSTAQT